A section of the Methanobrevibacter arboriphilus JCM 13429 = DSM 1125 genome encodes:
- a CDS encoding methyl-coenzyme M reductase family protein codes for MYELLLFTGGIYKFNEFKEFIDDLGGLIIEMESFKISRGMYFLSEEVKVLILVPIGEKKEITHFAKKIKGSIEPVLMEEKECEKVILIFEIYKKLKINELTSIENIIDHLINNTNFIEIKNPKNELSYNKYEKNKIEESITNLQIKKENYKKEEFLEKVVDLLIIMEKMKIIETVEKKEKIESTYFKIKIHK; via the coding sequence ATGTATGAATTATTATTATTTACTGGGGGCATTTATAAATTCAATGAATTTAAAGAATTTATAGATGATTTAGGTGGATTGATAATTGAAATGGAAAGTTTCAAAATTAGTAGAGGAATGTATTTTTTAAGTGAAGAAGTAAAAGTCCTAATACTTGTTCCAATTGGAGAAAAAAAAGAAATAACCCATTTTGCTAAAAAGATTAAAGGATCTATTGAACCAGTACTAATGGAAGAAAAAGAATGTGAAAAAGTAATATTAATATTTGAAATCTATAAAAAGCTAAAAATTAATGAATTAACAAGTATTGAAAATATAATAGATCATTTAATAAATAATACTAACTTTATTGAAATAAAAAACCCAAAAAACGAATTATCATATAACAAATATGAAAAAAATAAAATAGAAGAATCCATAACAAATCTCCAAATAAAAAAAGAAAATTATAAAAAAGAAGAATTTTTAGAAAAGGTTGTTGATTTACTAATTATTATGGAAAAAATGAAGATAATAGAAACAGTAGAAAAAAAAGAAAAGATAGAATCAACTTATTTTAAGATAAAAATTCATAAATAA
- the metG gene encoding methionine--tRNA ligase yields MSKIFISCALPYANGPCHLGHLRSTYIPADIYARYNRMIDNEVLLVGATDEHGTPIAVKADKEGKEPIEIATRYHKMIVKDLKSCDISFDSFTRTTDEIHYKIAQNFFLDLYGKDLIYEKEIKQLYCEKCEKFLPDRYVEGTCKYCKSEGARGDHCESCGRHLDVVDLIDPKCLTCNHTPIIKESNHYFFRLSSFQKSIEEYIDSNKEMPANVKNYAKNWLKEGLNDWILSRDMDWGIPIPLEGVEGKIIYVWGEAFLGYISSAVQWSAKTGKDWQEYWNDTAIHFIGKDIIYHHALFWTSLLEGYGCRLPTNIIAGEYLSLEGKKMSTSQNWVIWVEDFVKKYDSDLLRYYLTINAPLSKDTDFSWDDFGRRINDELADVLGNFLHRTFTFTKKFFDNKIPEYKNPNDDDRAFEVAIEEIPNTVGKLIEEFKFREGLVEIIKIAKKGNKYFNDQEPWKAVKEDNQRAANCLYLCNQLTKALAILLKPYIPNKAEKIANILNIPIDTKWNDSKIPLEVNHAINKPKPLFKKIDEDILEKEKENLYKNLESEEKNLENKEEKGGEEMNEQITIDDFGKMDMRIGEILEAEKIKGSNKLLKLQVNIKEKQIQVVAGIGTKYSPEELINKKVVVLVNLPPAKLFGVKSEGMILASDSSTLLACEEGEVGENIR; encoded by the coding sequence ATGTCTAAGATTTTTATTTCATGTGCATTACCTTATGCAAATGGACCCTGTCATTTAGGGCACTTAAGATCAACATACATTCCTGCAGATATTTATGCTCGTTATAATAGAATGATTGATAATGAAGTACTACTAGTTGGTGCAACTGATGAACATGGAACACCAATTGCAGTTAAAGCAGATAAAGAAGGTAAAGAACCTATTGAAATAGCTACAAGATATCATAAAATGATTGTAAAGGACTTAAAGTCATGTGACATATCATTCGATAGCTTTACACGTACCACTGATGAAATTCACTATAAAATAGCTCAAAATTTCTTTTTAGATCTATATGGAAAAGATTTAATCTATGAAAAGGAAATAAAACAATTATACTGTGAGAAATGTGAAAAATTCTTACCTGACAGATATGTAGAAGGAACCTGTAAATATTGTAAATCTGAAGGCGCAAGAGGAGATCATTGCGAAAGTTGTGGAAGGCATTTAGATGTGGTGGATTTAATAGATCCGAAATGTTTAACCTGTAATCATACTCCAATAATAAAAGAATCTAATCATTATTTTTTCAGACTTAGTAGCTTCCAAAAGAGTATTGAAGAATATATAGATTCAAATAAAGAAATGCCCGCAAATGTTAAAAATTATGCTAAAAATTGGTTAAAAGAAGGTTTAAATGACTGGATATTAAGTAGAGATATGGATTGGGGTATTCCAATTCCTCTTGAAGGAGTAGAAGGAAAGATAATATATGTTTGGGGAGAAGCATTCCTTGGATACATATCCTCTGCTGTTCAATGGTCAGCTAAGACTGGAAAAGACTGGCAAGAATATTGGAATGATACAGCAATCCATTTTATTGGAAAAGACATAATCTATCACCATGCACTATTTTGGACATCTCTTCTTGAAGGATATGGGTGTAGACTACCAACCAATATTATTGCAGGAGAATATCTCTCACTTGAAGGGAAAAAAATGTCTACAAGTCAAAACTGGGTTATTTGGGTGGAAGATTTTGTTAAAAAATATGATAGTGATTTATTAAGATATTATCTTACAATAAATGCTCCCTTAAGTAAAGATACTGATTTTTCATGGGATGATTTTGGAAGAAGGATTAACGACGAATTAGCTGATGTACTTGGAAATTTCCTACATAGAACATTTACTTTCACAAAAAAATTCTTTGATAATAAAATTCCAGAATATAAAAATCCAAATGATGATGATAGAGCTTTTGAAGTAGCTATTGAAGAGATTCCAAATACCGTGGGAAAATTAATTGAAGAATTTAAATTTAGAGAAGGTTTAGTCGAGATAATAAAAATAGCTAAAAAAGGAAATAAATACTTTAATGATCAAGAACCTTGGAAAGCTGTTAAAGAAGATAATCAAAGAGCAGCTAACTGTTTATATTTGTGTAATCAATTGACTAAAGCATTAGCTATATTATTAAAACCTTATATCCCAAATAAAGCTGAAAAAATTGCTAATATATTAAATATACCAATAGATACAAAATGGAATGACTCAAAAATTCCTCTTGAAGTTAATCATGCGATAAATAAACCAAAACCATTATTTAAAAAAATAGATGAAGATATCCTAGAAAAAGAAAAAGAAAACTTATATAAAAATTTAGAAAGTGAAGAAAAAAATCTAGAAAACAAAGAAGAAAAAGGGGGCGAAGAAATGAATGAACAGATTACTATTGATGATTTCGGAAAAATGGATATGAGAATAGGTGAAATATTAGAAGCTGAAAAAATAAAAGGTTCTAATAAATTATTAAAGTTACAAGTAAATATAAAAGAAAAACAAATCCAAGTTGTAGCTGGAATTGGAACTAAATATTCACCTGAAGAATTAATAAATAAAAAAGTAGTTGTTTTAGTCAATTTACCTCCTGCAAAATTATTCGGAGTAAAATCTGAAGGTATGATACTGGCAAGTGATAGTTCTACTTTATTAGCTTGTGAAGAAGGCGAAGTAGGAGAAAACATAAGATAA
- a CDS encoding DUF530 domain-containing protein produces the protein MDESILISKAEKYLNEVQNEKISLEKISKLESFKSVYSILTKRLSNLQEMREDMDLKGYTAPYRSLNKYGSTSSGDIAFEEMSEVNRHGQYFRMKATAKKNVLDRVKSAIDAHKIAIGHLEEFGIFKCESCSKSYKPSAFIELSKKKSANNRNIENIENKENISKLEEKEECSCGCNDFKFEINKTGVYRLEIIPYLPLSGNYMVLMSEMTSWGRESFKKVLSILKQERKGVVKTVSAVIKFKENDRWIRKRVSLDSEYVNSYEEEIRKEYGKNVRIEFLQFHRTKPTIINDKHARTALAIGYAKYAENIVQNNKESILKDKISNIYKLAKYDEIVRDVKLQRPKFVVGEDSLEEWRRFETENRLKTVGLMSKRENLDPQLKQDIHKRKNVEKRVFSEVASTLILWDIFKYYLTTSQDRRKRYGGPFPYLRSDIDRKQRRIFENINKEVVNILKNNENEKIIELNNMDLLLNKKFNLEKKIKGSNIKIDYVSLGAAIISSNCNIPVSLSSKTFNVTEKSVENGIKNIDTFKKPKSNKSKKFLEMIKK, from the coding sequence ATGGATGAATCAATTCTTATTAGTAAAGCTGAAAAATATTTAAATGAGGTTCAAAATGAAAAAATAAGTTTGGAAAAAATTTCCAAACTAGAATCATTTAAATCAGTTTACTCTATACTTACAAAAAGATTGAGCAATTTGCAAGAAATGAGAGAAGATATGGATTTAAAAGGCTATACTGCCCCATATCGATCTTTGAATAAGTATGGATCAACTAGTTCAGGAGATATTGCCTTTGAAGAAATGAGCGAAGTAAATAGGCACGGTCAATACTTTAGAATGAAGGCAACAGCTAAAAAAAACGTATTAGATCGGGTTAAATCTGCAATTGATGCTCATAAAATAGCTATAGGGCATTTAGAAGAATTTGGAATCTTTAAATGTGAATCTTGTTCTAAATCATATAAACCCTCAGCATTCATAGAACTATCTAAAAAAAAATCAGCAAATAATAGAAATATTGAAAATATTGAAAACAAGGAAAATATATCAAAATTAGAAGAAAAAGAAGAATGTTCATGTGGCTGTAATGATTTTAAATTCGAAATTAATAAAACGGGAGTTTATAGATTAGAAATCATTCCTTACTTGCCATTATCTGGAAATTATATGGTTTTAATGTCTGAAATGACAAGTTGGGGAAGAGAATCCTTTAAAAAAGTTTTAAGTATATTGAAACAAGAAAGAAAAGGTGTAGTGAAAACCGTTTCAGCAGTTATAAAATTTAAAGAAAATGACAGATGGATAAGGAAAAGAGTTTCACTAGATTCTGAATATGTCAATAGCTATGAAGAAGAAATAAGAAAAGAATATGGTAAAAATGTAAGAATTGAATTTCTGCAATTTCATAGAACTAAACCAACTATAATCAATGATAAACATGCTAGAACTGCACTAGCTATTGGATATGCTAAATATGCAGAAAATATTGTTCAAAACAATAAAGAATCCATATTAAAAGATAAGATTAGTAATATTTACAAATTAGCTAAATACGATGAAATTGTGAGAGATGTAAAACTACAAAGACCTAAATTCGTTGTTGGGGAAGATTCACTAGAAGAATGGAGAAGATTTGAAACTGAAAATAGATTAAAAACTGTTGGATTAATGAGTAAAAGAGAAAATCTAGATCCTCAATTAAAACAAGATATCCATAAAAGAAAAAATGTTGAAAAAAGAGTATTTTCAGAAGTAGCTTCAACATTAATACTATGGGATATTTTTAAATATTACTTAACAACTTCACAAGACAGACGAAAAAGATATGGAGGTCCTTTCCCATATCTCCGTAGTGATATTGATAGAAAACAAAGAAGAATATTTGAAAATATAAACAAAGAAGTTGTTAATATCTTAAAAAATAATGAAAATGAAAAAATAATTGAATTAAATAATATGGATTTATTACTGAATAAAAAATTTAATTTAGAAAAGAAAATAAAAGGATCCAATATAAAAATTGATTATGTTTCACTTGGAGCAGCTATTATAAGCTCAAATTGTAATATTCCAGTTTCTTTATCTTCAAAAACATTCAATGTTACTGAAAAAAGTGTTGAAAATGGAATAAAAAACATTGATACTTTTAAAAAGCCAAAAAGCAATAAATCTAAAAAATTCTTAGAAATGATAAAGAAATAA
- a CDS encoding MraY family glycosyltransferase yields MNLLTTNPEITIVLVSAICGILGFFVTRFTMPRLIRKLEKANIIGKDIHKTAKPIVAEMGGIGILFGFIIGIFAGIYLHPIITFQLTVVLVVILLVGIIGMVDDLLTLSSKEKFILLFLAGIPLIWIAPPNVGLLYIILIPIAVSIVANLTNMLAGLNGIESGLGVIAMTSLTISCIILGKYDVAIISMSMLGALIAFLLYNKYPSRVFPGDTGTLIIGAAIAAIAFIGRMKLIAFIVLFPNILDAAMKFYSAGVMERQQHRPTEVNNDGKLIIPDQGFKSLIRLVLRKPISEKEAVRIIWGIGILFGILGIIVAIILPDIIGNTTLAQFIKYKDILYYLFN; encoded by the coding sequence ATAAATCTACTTACTACAAATCCTGAAATTACAATTGTCCTAGTTTCAGCTATCTGTGGTATTTTAGGGTTTTTTGTAACTAGGTTCACAATGCCTAGACTAATAAGAAAGCTTGAAAAAGCAAATATCATAGGGAAAGATATTCATAAAACTGCTAAGCCAATAGTGGCTGAAATGGGTGGAATAGGGATCTTATTTGGATTTATAATAGGTATATTTGCTGGAATATATTTACATCCAATTATAACTTTTCAACTGACAGTTGTTTTAGTAGTTATACTCCTTGTTGGGATTATAGGTATGGTAGATGATTTATTAACATTATCCTCAAAAGAAAAATTTATTTTACTATTTCTTGCAGGTATTCCTTTGATATGGATTGCACCTCCAAATGTTGGATTGTTATACATAATTTTAATCCCTATAGCTGTTTCAATAGTAGCTAATCTTACAAATATGTTAGCAGGTTTAAATGGAATTGAATCAGGTCTTGGAGTAATAGCTATGACCTCATTAACCATATCTTGTATAATATTAGGCAAATATGATGTAGCTATTATAAGTATGAGTATGTTAGGAGCATTAATTGCATTTTTACTTTATAATAAATATCCTTCACGAGTATTTCCAGGAGATACTGGGACTTTAATTATTGGAGCAGCAATAGCAGCAATAGCTTTTATTGGTAGGATGAAATTAATCGCATTTATTGTTCTTTTTCCAAATATACTTGATGCAGCTATGAAATTTTATAGTGCAGGAGTCATGGAAAGACAACAACACAGACCAACAGAAGTTAATAATGATGGTAAGCTGATAATTCCTGATCAAGGCTTTAAATCATTAATTAGATTAGTTCTTAGAAAACCGATTAGTGAAAAAGAAGCTGTGAGAATAATTTGGGGAATCGGAATTTTATTTGGAATACTTGGAATTATAGTGGCAATAATACTTCCAGATATAATTGGAAATACCACTCTAGCTCAATTCATTAAATACAAAGATATTTTATATTATTTATTTAATTAA
- a CDS encoding DUF166 domain-containing protein produces the protein MKIFILSSGEYGSKIVNGIATHGFASNIIGIHEFPSEDDLPEFIDDISSYIPENIPESDLIIAVGLYGDINMVIPEVVKKSGAKSVIAPIYHPKQLPLGLQNEIISELDDNTTIVFPKPFCGLTPIGDEFIDKFTEVFGRPKFEIETDSESEETDLDSNISSIKVIRGAPCGSSWFIAENLNGVSVKDAEFEANNKLHNFPCVASMATDNATGDTILHIASYRTKEAIKRALGFTFKVPMVDEEACEGFEECENACLNSCPNVLTGVDTIYYNDDGKAVIDPVSCGVCEICIHECPYGAIEVYEKRVNIKKDNE, from the coding sequence ATGAAAATTTTCATACTTAGTTCAGGAGAATACGGATCCAAAATAGTAAATGGAATAGCTACTCATGGTTTTGCATCTAACATTATAGGCATACATGAATTTCCATCTGAAGATGATTTACCAGAGTTTATAGATGATATAAGTAGTTATATACCTGAAAATATTCCTGAATCAGACTTAATAATAGCAGTTGGACTTTATGGAGATATAAACATGGTTATTCCAGAGGTAGTTAAGAAATCAGGAGCTAAATCTGTAATTGCTCCCATTTATCATCCAAAACAATTACCATTAGGACTTCAAAATGAAATAATAAGTGAATTAGATGATAATACAACCATTGTATTTCCTAAACCTTTCTGTGGACTAACTCCAATAGGAGATGAATTTATTGATAAATTTACAGAAGTATTTGGAAGACCTAAGTTTGAAATAGAAACTGATAGTGAATCTGAAGAAACTGATTTAGATAGTAATATTTCTTCTATAAAAGTTATAAGAGGAGCTCCTTGTGGTTCAAGCTGGTTTATAGCTGAAAACTTAAATGGAGTTTCAGTTAAAGATGCTGAATTTGAAGCAAACAATAAACTTCATAATTTTCCTTGTGTTGCTTCAATGGCAACGGATAATGCTACTGGAGACACAATATTACATATTGCAAGTTATAGAACAAAAGAAGCTATTAAAAGGGCTCTTGGTTTCACTTTTAAAGTTCCAATGGTGGATGAAGAAGCTTGTGAAGGATTTGAAGAATGTGAAAATGCCTGTTTAAACTCTTGTCCAAATGTTTTAACCGGTGTTGATACTATTTACTATAATGATGATGGTAAAGCTGTAATAGACCCTGTATCATGTGGAGTATGTGAAATTTGTATTCATGAATGTCCTTATGGAGCTATTGAAGTATATGAAAAAAGAGTTAATATTAAAAAAGATAATGAATAA